A DNA window from Impatiens glandulifera chromosome 7, dImpGla2.1, whole genome shotgun sequence contains the following coding sequences:
- the LOC124909565 gene encoding mitogen-activated protein kinase kinase kinase 18-like: MDWSRGPTVGRGSSAAVSAAFSKFSGEVFAVKSTEFSSSDSLQQEQSILSVLTHPRIVTYIGHNTTMENHKLLYNLLIEFLPGGTLIDEIRRQNVSLKEPLMGYYTRHILEGLDHIHSIGIAHCDIKGQNILVGEKGAKIADFGCAKWVHSPDKIKTIAGTPMFMSPETARGEEQSFPADIWALGCTIIEIATGKSPWSGISDDPACILYRIAFSDESPTIPDFLSGKAKDFLFKCLSRDPKERWTSKELLKHPFVNQESNFHEERNKEINFCSPTSIIDLNLWNSVEEVSEVPSPCSKSETCSPVGRNRIRQLTSYSGEPNWTDEENWMTVRVG; this comes from the coding sequence ATGGATTGGTCAAGAGGCCCAACCGTCGGCCGTGGTTCATCCGCCGCCGTATCCGCCGCCTTCTCCAAGTTTTCCGGTGAAGTTTTCGCCGTCAAATCAACAGAATTCTCTTCCTCCGATTCACTCCAACAAGAACAGAGTATTCTCAGCGTATTAACTCATCCCAGAATTGTCACCTACATTGGTCACAACACCACAATGGAAAATCACAAACTTCTCTACAATCTATTAATCGAGTTTCTTCCCGGCGGCACTTTGATCGATGAAATTCGCCGGCAAAACGTCAGTTTGAAAGAACCATTGATGGGTTATTACACACGCCATATTTTGGAAGGATTGGATCATATTCATTCGATTGGGATTGCACATTGTGATATTAAAGGACAGAACATTCTCGTTGGAGAAAAGGGTGCGAAAATCGCTGATTTTGGTTGCGCCAAATGGGTTCATTCGCCGGATAAGATTAAAACCATAGCCGGCACTCCAATGTTCATGTCCCCTGAAACTGCCCGTGGTGAAGAACAGAGCTTTCCGGCTGATATATGGGCGTTAGGTTGCACGATTATTGAAATTGCCACCGGAAAATCGCCGTGGTCTGGTATCTCCGATGACCCAGCTTGTATTCTTTACCGAATTGCGTTTTCCGATGAGTCTCCGACAATCCCTGATTTTCTTTCCGGTAAAGCTAAGGATTTTCTGTTCAAGTGTTTGAGTAGAGACCCAAAAGAGAGATGGACGTCAAAGGAGTTATTGAAACATCCATTTGTAAATCAAGAATCAAACTTTcatgaagagagaaataaagaAATCAACTTCTGTTCTCCGACGAGTATAATTGATTTAAACCTCTGGAATTCAGTAGAAGAAGTTTCAGAAGTTCCATCTCCATGTAGTAAATCTGAAACATGTTCTCCGGTGGGTAGGAATAGGATCCGGCAGTTGACGTCATATTCCGGTGAACCAAATTGGACAGATGAAGAGAATTGGATGACAGTTAGGGTTGGTTAG
- the LOC124945168 gene encoding L-ascorbate oxidase homolog, which produces MGEMRRTLISILILLSFNIINGEDGYRFFTWNITYGDIYPLGVKQQGILINGQFPGPLIDTVTNENLIVSVFNNLDEPFLLSWNGIQQRRNSWQDGVYGTNCPIQPGNNFTYVLQMKDQIGSFFYFPSLGFHKAAGGYGGIRIASRSVIPVPFDPPAADYTILAGDWYKMNHTDLKAILDGGNDLPFPDGILINGRGSNGYTFSVDQGKIYRFRISNVGLSTSFNFRIAGHKLKLVEVEGTHALQNTYDSLDVHLGQSYSVLVIADQPPLDYYIVISTRFTSQILTSTSLLRYTNSAGAAPGSTPGGPTIEIDWSLNQARSIRQNLTASGPRPNPQGSYHYGLINTTRTIRLANSAPMINGKQRYAVNSVSFVQADTPLKLADYYNIQGVFSFGTMPNNPTGSGGYLQTSVMAADFRSFFEVVFENQEDIVQSWHIDGHIFFVAGMDGGEWSPESRLNYNLRDGISRCTVQVYPMSWTALYMPLDNVGMWNIRSENWARQYLGQQFYLRVFSPANSTRDENPIPKNALLCGRASGRKTRPL; this is translated from the exons atggGAGAGATGAGAAGAACCCTGATTTCAATACTAATATTATTGAGCTTCAATATCATCAATGGAGAAGATGGGTATCGATTCTTTACTTGGAATATTACTTATGGCGATATTTACCCACTTGGAGTTAAACAACAG GGGATATTGATAAATGGGCAATTTCCAGGTCCATTGATAGATACAGTTACAAATGAAAATTTGATTGTTAGTGTTTTCAACAATTTAGATGAACCCTTTCTTCTTTCATG GAATGGAATTCAACAAAGAAGGAATTCATGGCAGGATGGAGTTTATGGTACTAACTGTCCTATTCAACCTGGAAACAATTTTACTTATGTTCTTCAGATGAAAGATCAGATTGGAAGcttcttttattttccttcACTTGGATTTCATAAGGCTGCCGGAGGATATGGTGGAATTAGAattgctagccggtctgttaTTCCGGTACCGTTTGATCCACCGGCGGCAGATTATACTATTCTTGCCGGCGACTGGTATAAGATGAACCATACT GATTTAAAAGCAATTTTGGATGGTGGTAATGATCTTCCCTTCCCAGATGGCATTCTCATCAATGGTCGAGGATCAAATGGATATACATTTTCAGTTGATCAAg GAAAAATTTACAGGTTTAGAATATCGAACGTGGGATTATCAACTTCCTTCAATTTTAGAATCGCCGGCCACAAATTGAAACTAGTTGAAGTTGAAGGCACGCATGCTTTGCAAAACACTTACGACTCTCTCGATGTTCATCTCGGCCAATCGTATTCGGTTTTGGTTATAGCCGATCAACCTCCACTCGACTATTACATTGTCATCTCCACTCGTTTCACCTCCCAAATTCTCACATCAACCTCTCTTCTTCGATACACAAATTCCGCAGGAGCAGCCCCCGGTTCTACCCCGGGTGGACCTACAATTGAGATCGATTGGTCACTCAATCAAGCCCGATCAATTAG GCAAAATCTAACGGCTAGTGGACCGAGGCCTAACCCGCAAGGATCATACCATTATGGATTAATAAATACTACCCGCACGATTAGACTTGCGAATTCCGCCCCCATGATCAACGGGAAACAAAGATATGCAGTCAATAGCGTGTCGTTTGTTCAAGCCGACACGCCTCTTAAACTCGCAGACTATTATAATATTCAGGGAGTTTTTAGCTTTGGTACCATGCCAAATAATCCTACCGGTAGTGGCGGTTATCTGCAGACTTCTGTAATGGCTGCTGATTTTCGATCTTTCTTTGAGGTCGTATTCGAGAATCAAGAAGATATCGTCCAATCTTGGCATATTGACGGCCATATTTTCTTTGTCGCAGG GATGGATGGAGGTGAATGGTCTCCCGAGAGTAGATTGAATTACAATCTTAGAGACGGAATATCTCGTTGCACTGTCCAG GTTTATCCTATGTCATGGACTGCATTATACATGCCTTTGGACAATGTAGGAATGTGGAACATAAGATCGGAGAATTGGGCTCGACAATACTTAGGTCAACAATTCTATCTTCGTGTTTTTTCTCCGGCTAACTCTACAAGAGACGAAAATCCAATTCCCAAAAATGCCCTTCTATGCGGAAGGGCATCAGGCCGTAAAACGCGCCCTTTGTGA